CAGGTTCGGCCGGTTAACCCGCCCATGTCGCAAAACGACCAGATCGCCTTTGCCGAAAGGGTGCTGACCATTATCGGCTATGATTTCACCAGGGGCCGCCAGGACCTGTCCGCCCATCCCTTTTCCACTGCCATCAGCCACAACGACCGGCGGCTCACCAACCGCTATGCCCCGGATTCCCTGGAGTTTATCTTCAGCGCCATGCATGAAGGAGGTCATGCCATGTACGAACAGGGGGTGGCCCCGGAGCTGGCCAACACCCCCCTGGACGACGGCGTCTCCCTGGGGATCCACGAATCCCAGTCCCGGCTCTGGGAGAACATCATCGGCCGCAGCCGGCCGTTCTGGGAGTTTTTATATCCGGAATTACAAAAAACCTTTGCCCCCCAATTTGCCGGCCTGGACCTGAACGATTTTTTTAGAAATATCAATGTGGTACATCCGGGCCCTATCCGGGTCGAGGCCGACGAGGTCAGCTACAACCTGCATGTCCTGATCCGTTTTGAACTGGAAAAGGGGCTGATGGCCGGCGAGATCGCGGTCCGCGACCTGCCCGGACTCTGGAATGAAAAATATGAAACATACCTGGGGGTGAAGGTGGCCTCGGACAGCGACGGCCTGCTCCAGGACATCCACTGGGCCCACGGCAGCATCGGTTATTTTCCCACCTATACCGTCGGCAACCTGGCCGCGGCCCAATTCTGGCACGCCTATTGCCGGTTCGACCCTGATTATCGCCAGACCCTGGCCTCCGGTAGACTGGAGCGGGTGCGGGAGTGGTTGACCACGGCCATCTATAGCCACGGTTCGGTCTATCCACCGGAGGAGTTGCTCCTGAGGGTAACCGGCGAAAAACTGAACAGCCGCTATTTTCTCGACTATCTCGAAAAAAAATATGGCTGAATTAAAAACTCAGCACTCAGCACTATCTTTATCATACCGCTCCTGCTCGCTGTAGATGCAGCCGCAGTAGGCCTGGCGGTAGAGGCCCATCTCAAGGGAGAGATCAATCCCCTGCTGCCAGCCCTCCCGGAAATCCTGATAATAAAAGGGGACCCCATATTCCTCTGCCACGGCCTCGCCGGTCTTGCGGATCAACCCATGCTTCTGATACCGGCTGTAGAGCAGGGTGGTGGTAAAGGCCTCGGCGCCCACCAGCCTGGCCTGTTCGGCCGCGGCCGTGAGCCGCATGGCGTAGCAGAGAGCGCACCGCCCGGTTTCGTGAAACACCACCTGGCGCAGGAACCCGGTGAGTCCGTATTGACGCTGGTAATCCACACGAAGCCCGCTGGCCGCGACGAACTGCTCCACCGCGGCGAGACGCCTCTTGAATTCACGAAAGGGATGGATGTTGGGGTTATAAAAAAAACCGCGCAGGGTCATCCCTTGGGCCTGCAGGAGGGTTACCGGATAGGCGGCGCAGGGACCGCAACAGATGTGCAGGAGAAGAGACATGGTTATTTGATAACCGTGAAAAGTGAACAGTAAAATGTGAAATGATGACAATCTACTGATACAATAAACAATCAACCATAAACTTTTTACTTTTCACGGTTCACATTTCACTGTTTTTCTCATTATTGACAGCAGGGGCCTGAAATGGTACATACCCTTGTGCCTCGCGCCGGAGGGATGGCCGAGTGGTTTAAGGCGGCGGTCTTGAAAACCGTTGAACGAAAGTTCCGTGGGTTCGAATCCTACTCCCTCCGCCATGAACGGAACATTTTTTTTATTAGATTTTGTCGGTTTCGCAAAAAGCGCTCTACGGACGTGTGTTACGTTTTAGCCTATTGTTATTATTCGGTGGCATTTGAAGCGTTTGTTTTTTTTGCGAGTTGATCAATTTTGTCGGTCTCGCAACAACCCGCTCGACGGACGTGATTCGTCTTGTAACTTGTTGATTTTATTGGGTGGCATTTGAAACCTTTCGGGTTGTTACGAGTTCATCAATTTTCAAGTCGGAGAGATGACCGAGCTGGCCGATGGTGCTCGCCTGCTAAGCGAGTGTGGGGGTTAAACTCCACCGAGGGTTCGAATCCCTCTCTCTCCGCCATTTTTTTACACATTACCTCCCCCGCCTACCCCTTCCCATACAGCCGCCGGCGCAGCCAGATCCGCATCAGGTGCTTGATGTTGAAAGACAGAACAACCATCCCGGCAAAATAGAACATGAAGCTGGCAAACAGGTAATGATCCGGCACGCTGTTCATGGTTCCGGCAATGGCCAGCCCCGAGAACAGCACGGAGATGGCCAGGATGACGCCGACCGACTTCTTTTTCGACAGCCCGAACCGGGTGAGGATATGGTGCAGGTGGTAGCGGTCGGCCCGGAACGGATTCTTGCCCTGCAACAGCCTTTTGGACATGATAATCAGGGTGTCGACGATGGGCACGGTCAGGACCAGAAGTGCGGCCGCCGGCCGGACCACACTGCCCTGGCTCTGGGTCAGGGAAATGGCCATAAAGGCCAGAGCAAAGCCCAGGGAGAGGCTGCCGGCATCGCCCATGAACAATCGCGCCGGCGGC
This DNA window, taken from Desulfobacterales bacterium, encodes the following:
- a CDS encoding epoxyqueuosine reductase QueH; translated protein: MSLLLHICCGPCAAYPVTLLQAQGMTLRGFFYNPNIHPFREFKRRLAAVEQFVAASGLRVDYQRQYGLTGFLRQVVFHETGRCALCYAMRLTAAAEQARLVGAEAFTTTLLYSRYQKHGLIRKTGEAVAEEYGVPFYYQDFREGWQQGIDLSLEMGLYRQAYCGCIYSEQERYDKDSAEC
- a CDS encoding carboxypeptidase M32 translates to MNHSDKLRRYTRELTALERIMALLQWDQEVTMPARAANDRAEQFAILSGIIHQKIIAPELGELLDRAAEAPDQAEIDRALIRNVGRERDRSGKLPESFVREFASLTGRALPAWAESRKGADFSLFAPFLEKIVAMCRQKADYLGYETEPYDALLDLHEEGLNTATVSRLFAVLVPRLTALLKNRAGRDQVRPVNPPMSQNDQIAFAERVLTIIGYDFTRGRQDLSAHPFSTAISHNDRRLTNRYAPDSLEFIFSAMHEGGHAMYEQGVAPELANTPLDDGVSLGIHESQSRLWENIIGRSRPFWEFLYPELQKTFAPQFAGLDLNDFFRNINVVHPGPIRVEADEVSYNLHVLIRFELEKGLMAGEIAVRDLPGLWNEKYETYLGVKVASDSDGLLQDIHWAHGSIGYFPTYTVGNLAAAQFWHAYCRFDPDYRQTLASGRLERVREWLTTAIYSHGSVYPPEELLLRVTGEKLNSRYFLDYLEKKYG